GACAGGACAGGTCTGAAAACAGGAACCATCTCCTATACAAAGATCATCATGAACCCAAATTGTCCCATCTTCATTTTTTTGAAAAGAAGGACAGGCAAATTCACTTACACATTCATGAATATTTTTACATTCATCCTGATCTATTATTGCCTTATTATCTTTATATGTTCCTGATCTTCTTGCTTCTCTTGTGAATTTTAACATACAGGGATGAGAAGCAATTACTACACTGAATCCTTCATCATTTAAGGCTTCTTTCATTTTTTCTTTAAGTTTAGCCTGGGCATAAGTATCAACTTTATAGATGTTTTTAACACCCAATCCCTTTAATGTTTCCATAATTTCTATTTTATTACCTTCATTATTAAAGTTTTGTCCACTACCTGGATGATTTTGATGGCCGGTCATTGCTGTAGTTCCATTTTCCATTATTACTAAAGTTAAATTATGGTCATTGAAAACTGCATTAGCTATACCAGGTAATCCAGCATGAAACATTGTTGAATCTCCTAAAAAGGAAACAACTTTTCGACTATCATTAAATAAAGATAATCCAGTTCCAGTAGAAGTTGAATGTCCCATAGATAAAAGAGCTTCTCCCATATTATATGGTGGTAAATATCCCAATGTATGACATCCAATATCTGCTACAGTAATATCATCCTCAGATAGGGCTTGTTTTATTGCATAAAAAGCAGAACGATGACCGCAACCAGGACACAACTGAGCAGGTCTGTTTTCTAAACTTGAAGTATATTTTTCCAGATTTCTTTTTTCTAATAAATCACTCCAGGTCTTTTCTAATACTTTATAAACTTTATCTGGGGTATATTCATTAATCCAGTCTTCTATATCATTTTTTCCTATTATTTTAACATCAATATTTTCTTCAAAGGCTATAACTTTTAATTCTTTTTCAATAACATTATCCAATTCTTCAAGAATTTTAACTTCTTTATGATTTTTTAAAAATTCAATTATTGTTTTTCGAGGTAATGGATAAATAATTCCCAATTTTAAAATATCAGGTTTATCATCTACTTCTTCTAATACATCTCTTAAAGATAAATATGGGACCCCCATACTAATAATGCCTATCTCAGAGTCATTATTTATTATCTTATTAAAATTTGAATGGTCTGCATAATCCCTAAATTCATCAAGTTTCTTTAAAGCTCTTCTTTTCATAGGAAATACTGTAGAAGTTATTGGTACATAGTTTTCATCTTTACTTGAAAAACGTGGTTTTTTATCAAATTCAGTTTTTTGCCAGGAAGAAAAATCAACTTTTTCTTTAGCATGACAGACATGAGTACTTAATCTTAAAATAACTGGCATATGTTTTTCTTTAGAAACTTCAGCTGCTTTTTTATACATTTCATAAACTTCCTGAGGGGTTGATGCTTCAAAAACCGGAATATAGGATAAATGTGCATAATGTCTATTATCCTGTTCATTTTGTGATGAATTTGCTCCAGGATCATCACCAATTACTACAACCATCCCACCTTTTAAATCCATAAGTGAAAGTTGAACAAAACTATCTGCTGCTACATTAAGACCAACACTCTTAAAAAATACTGTAGATAAATGTCCATTAATTGAAGCACCAAAAGCTATTTCTGTAGCTACCTTTTCGTTAGTAGAAAATTCAAAATAAAATGGTCTTTCTTCTTTTGGTATTCCTCTTATAGCTTCTGCCACTTCAGGCATTGGGGAACCTGGATAAGAAGTTATTACTCTTGTTTGAGCTTCAATCATTCCTCTAACAAGAGCTGTATTA
This portion of the Halanaerobiales bacterium genome encodes:
- a CDS encoding thiamine pyrophosphate-dependent enzyme; this translates as MKTFNDFLLKEEEISEIVIGNTALVRGMIEAQTRVITSYPGSPMPEVAEAIRGIPKEERPFYFEFSTNEKVATEIAFGASINGHLSTVFFKSVGLNVAADSFVQLSLMDLKGGMVVVIGDDPGANSSQNEQDNRHYAHLSYIPVFEASTPQEVYEMYKKAAEVSKEKHMPVILRLSTHVCHAKEKVDFSSWQKTEFDKKPRFSSKDENYVPITSTVFPMKRRALKKLDEFRDYADHSNFNKIINNDSEIGIISMGVPYLSLRDVLEEVDDKPDILKLGIIYPLPRKTIIEFLKNHKEVKILEELDNVIEKELKVIAFEENIDVKIIGKNDIEDWINEYTPDKVYKVLEKTWSDLLEKRNLEKYTSSLENRPAQLCPGCGHRSAFYAIKQALSEDDITVADIGCHTLGYLPPYNMGEALLSMGHSTSTGTGLSLFNDSRKVVSFLGDSTMFHAGLPGIANAVFNDHNLTLVIMENGTTAMTGHQNHPGSGQNFNNEGNKIEIMETLKGLGVKNIYKVDTYAQAKLKEKMKEALNDEGFSVVIASHPCMLKFTREARRSGTYKDNKAIIDQDECKNIHECVSEFACPSFQKNEDGTIWVHDDLCIGDGSCFQTCPVSAIKMDKSKGGNK